The Drosophila nasuta strain 15112-1781.00 chromosome 2L, ASM2355853v1, whole genome shotgun sequence genome window below encodes:
- the LOC132797846 gene encoding myosin heavy chain, muscle isoform X6, with protein sequence MPKPAASQEDEDPTPYLFVSLEQRRIDQSKPYDSKKNCWVPDEKEGYLLGDIKATKGDIVSVGLPGGETKDFKKDQLQQVNPPKYEKAEDMSNLTYLNDASVLHNLRQRYYNKLIYTYSGLFCVAINPYKRYPVYTNRCAKMYRGKRRNEVPPHIFAISDGAYVDMLTNHVNQSMLITGESGAGKTENTKKVIAYFATVGASTKKDESQKNKGSLEDQVVQTNPVLEAFGNAKTVRNDNSSRFGKFIRIHFGPTGKLAGADIETYLLEKARVISQQSLERSYHIFYQIMSGAVAGVKEMCFLSDNIYDYFNVSQGKVTVPSIDDSEEFQLADQAFDILGFTKQEKEDVYRITAAVMHMGGMKFKQRGREEQAEQDGEEEGGRVSKLFGCDTAELYKNLLKPRIKVGNEFVTQGRNVQQVTNSIGALCKGVFDRLFKWLVKKCNETLDTKQKRQHFIGVLDIAGFEIFDYNGFEQLCINFTNEKLQQFFNHVMFVLEQEEYTREGIHWDFIDFGMDLLACIELIEKPMGILSILEEESMFPKATDQTFSEKLTNTHLGKSAPFQKPKPPKPGQQAAHFAIGHYAGVVAYNITGWLEKNKDPLNDTVVDQFKKSQNKLLIEIFADHAGQSGGGEQAKGGRGKKGGGFATVSSAYKEQLNSLMTTLRSTQPHFVRCIIPNEMKQPGVVDAHLVMHQLTCNGVLEGIRICRKGFPNRMVYPDFKMRYQILNPGGIVGVEDPKKCGSLILESTALDPDMYRIGHTKVFFRAGVLGQMEEFRDERLGKIMSWMQAWARGYLARKGFKKLQEQRVALKVVQRNLRKYLQLRTWPWYKLWQKIKPLLNVSRIEDEIARLEEKAKKAEELHAAEVKVRKELEALNAKLLAEKTALLDSLSGEKGQLQDFQERNAKLQAQKNDLENQLRDIQERLTQEEDARNQLFQQKKKADQEISGLKKDIEDLELNIQKAEQDKATKDHQIRNLNDEIAHQDELINKLNKEKKMQGESNQKTGEELQAAEDKINHLNKVKAKLEQTLDELEDSLEREKKVRGDVEKSKRKVEGDLKLTQEAVADLERNKKELEQTIQRKDKELSSITAKLEDEQVVVGKHQRQIKELQARIEELEEEVEAERQARAKAEKQRADLARELEELGERLEEAGGATSAQIELNKKREAELSKLRRDLEEANIQHESTLANLRKKHNDAVAEMAEQVDQLNKLKAKAEHDRQTCHNELNQTRTACDQLARDKAAQEKIAKQLQHTLNEVQSKLDETNRTLNDFDASKKKLSIENSDLLRQLEEAESQVSQLSKIKISLTTQLEDTKRLADEESRERATLLGKFRNLEHDLDNLREQVEEEAEGKADLQRQLSKANAEAQVWRSKYESDGVARSEELEEAKRKLQARLAEAEETIESLNQKCIGLEKTKQRLSTEVEDLQLEVDRANAIANAAEKKQKAFDKIIGEWKLKVDDLAAELDASQKECRNYSTELFRLKGAYEEGQEQLEAVRRENKNLADEVKDLLDQIGEGGRNIHEIEKARKRLEAEKDELQAALEEAEAALEQEENKVLRAQLELSQVRQEIDRRIQEKEEEFENTRKNHQRALDSMQASLEAEAKGKAEALRMKKKLEADINELEIALDHANKANAEAQKNIKRYQQQLKDIQTALEEEQRARDDAREQLGISERRANALQNELEESRTLLEQADRGRRQAEQELADAHEQLNEVSAQNASISAAKRKLESELQTLHSDLDELLNEAKNSEEKAKKAMVDAARLADELRAEQDHAQTQEKLRKALEQQIKELQVRLDEAEANALKGGKKAIQKLEQRVRELENELDGEQRRHADAQKNLRKSERRIKELSFQSEEDRKNHERMQDLVDKLQQKIKTYKRQIEEAEEIAALNLAKFRKAQQELEEAEERADLAEQAISKFRAKGRAGSVGRGASPAPRATSVRPQFDGLAFPPRFDLAPENEF encoded by the exons ATGCCGAAGCCAGCCGCTAGCCAGGAGGATGAGGATCCCACCCCATACCTGTTCGTGTCTTTGGAACAAAGACGTATCGATCAATCGAAACCCTATGATTCGAAGAAGAACTGTTGGGTGCCCGACGAGAAGGAGGGTTATCTCCTTGGTGACATCAAGGCTACCAAGGGTGATATCGTCTCCGTCGGTCTGCCTGGTGGAGAG acCAAAGACTTCAAGAAAGATCAGCTCCAGCAGGTGAACCCTCCGAAATACGAAAAAGCTGAGGATATGTCTAACTTGACATACCTTAACGATGCCTCTGTGCTCCATAACTTGAGGCAGAGATACTACAACAAGCTCATCTAT ACCTACTCCGGTCTTTTCTGCGTTGCCATCAATCCTTACAAGCGCTACCCCGTCTATACCAACCGTTGCGCTAAGATGTACCGTGGCAAGCGCCGTAATGAGGTGCCACCCCATATTTTCGCCATCTCTGACGGTGCCTACGTCGACATGTTGACCAACCACGTGAATCAATCCATGTTGATTACCGGTGAGTCTGGTGCTGGTAAGACTGAGAACACGAAGAAGGTCATTGCGTACTTCGCCACTGTCGGCGCTTCGACCAAGAAGGATGAGTCCCAGAAGAACAAGGGCTCCCTTGAGGATCAGGTTGTGCAAACTAACCCTGTGCTTGAGGCCTTCGGTAACGCCAAGACCGTGCGTAACGATAACTCCTCTCGTTTC GGTAAATTCATCCGTATTCACTTCGGCCCCACCGGTAAACTGGCTGGTGCTGATATTGAGACCT ATCTGTTGGAGAAGGCTCGTGTCATCTCTCAGCAATCTCTGGAGCGCTCCTACCACATCTTCTACCAGATCATGTCTGGTGCCGTCGCTGGTGTTAAAG AAATGTGCTTCCTCTCTGATAACATTTACGACTACTTTAACGTATCCCAGGGCAAGGTTACTGTGCCCAGTATTGATGACTCTGAGGAATTCCAGCTTGCAGAT CAAGCCTTCGACATCTTGGGCTTCACCAAGCAGGAGAAGGAGGATGTGTACCGCATCACCGCCGCTGTCATGCACATGGGTGGCATGAAGTTCAAGCAACGTGGTCGCGAGGAGCAGGCTGAGCAGGACGGTGAAGAGGAGGGTGGCCGTGTGTCTAAGCTGTTCGGCTGCGACACCGCTGAGCTGTACAAGAACTTGCTCAAGCCCCGCATCAAGGTCGGTAACGAGTTCGTCACCCAGGGCCGTAACGTCCAGCAGGTCACCAACTCCATCGGTGCTCTGTGCAAGGGTGTCTTCGATCGTCTCTTCAAATGGCTGGTCAAGAAGTGTAACGAGACTCTGGATACCAAGCAGAAGCGTCAGCATTTCATTGGTGTGCTGGATATTGCTGGTTTTGAAATCTTCGAC tACAACGGCTTCGAACAATTGTGTATTAACTTCACCAATGAGAAATTGCAACAATTCTTTAACCATGTCATGTTCGTCTTGGAACAAGAAGAATACACCAGAGAGGGTATTCATTGGGACTTTATCGATTTCGGTATGGACTTGCTGGCCTGTATCGAACTGATTGAAAAG CCTATGGGTATCTTGTCCATCCTGGAAGAAGAGTCTATGTTCCCCAAGGCCACCGATCAGACCTTCTCGGAGAAGTTGACCAACACCCATTTGGGCAAGTCAGCTCCATTCCAGAAGCCCAAGCCACCAAAGCCCGGCCAGCAGGCTGCTCACTTTGCCATTGGCCATTATGCTGGTGTTGTCGCCTATAACATCACCGGTTGGTTGGAGAAGAACAAGGATCCTCTGAACGACACTGTTGTCGACCAGTTCAAGAAGTCGCAGAACAAGCTGCTCATCGAAATCTTCGCTGATCATGCTGGTCAGTCCGGTGGCGGTGAACAGGCTAAGGGCGGTCGTGGCAAGAAGGGTGGTGGCTTCGCTACCGTCTCGTCGGCCTACAAGGAGCAGTTGAACAGCTTGATGACCACTCTGCGTTCGACACAGCCTCACTTCGTCCGTTGCATCATTCCCAACGAGATGAAACAACCTGGCGTGGTTGATGCCCACTTGGTCATGCACCAGCTGACTTGTAACGGTGTGCTTGAAGGTATCCGTATTTGCCGTAAAGGTTTCCCCAACAGAATGGTCTACCCCGATTTCAAGATGCG CTATCAAATTCTGAACCCAGGTGGTATTGTTGGCGTTGAGGATCCCAAGAAGTGTGGCTCACTCATATTGGAATCCACCGCATTGGATCCCGATATGTATCGTATAGGACACACTAAG GTGTTCTTCCGTGCCGGTGTCCTGGGTCAGATGGAAGAGTTCCGTGATGAGCGTTTGGGCAAGATCATGTCCTGGATGCAAGCCTGGGCTCGTGGTTACCTGGCCCGTAAGGGCTTCAAGAAGCTGCAGGAGCAGCGTGTTGCCCTCAAGGTCGTCCAGCGCAATCTGCGCAAATACCTGCAGCTGCGTACCTGGCCCTGGTACAAACTGTGGCAGAAGATCAAGCCTCTGCTCAACGTCAGCCGTATTGAGGATGAGATTGCC CGTCTGGAAGAGAAGGCCAAGAAGGCTGAGGAACTGCATGCCGCTGAAGTGAAAGTGCGCAAGGAATTGGAGGCTCTGAACGCCAAGTTGTTGGCTGAGAAGACCGCTCTGTTGGACTCTCTGTCCGGCGAGAAGGGTCAGCTGCAGGACTTCCAGGAACGCAACGCTAAGTTGCAGGCCCAGAAGAACGACCTCGAGAACCAGCTGCGC GACATCCAAGAGCGCCTGACTCAGGAGGAAGATGCCCGCAACCAGCTGTtccagcagaagaagaaggccGACCAGGAGATCTCTGGCCTGAAGAAGGACATCGAGGATCTGGAGCTGAACATCCAGAAGGCCGAGCAAGATAAGGCCACCAAGGATCACCAGATCCGCAACTTGAACGACGAGATCGCCCACCAGGATGAGCTCATCAACAAGTTGAACAAGGAGAAGAAGATGCAGGGCGAGAGCAACCAGAAGACTGGTGAGGAACTGCAGGCCGCCGAGGACAAGATCAACCACTTGAACAAGGTTAAGGCTAAGCTCGAGCAGACCCTCGACGAACTCGAGGATTCTCTGGAGCGTGAGAAGAAGGTGCGCGGTGATGTTGAGAAGTCCAAGCGCAAGGTTGAGGGTGACCTCAAGCTGACCCAGGAGGCTGTTGCCGATCTGGAGCGCAACAAGAAGGAGTTGGAGCAGACCATCCAGCGCAAGGACAAGGAACTGTCCTCCATCACCGCCAAGCTCGAAGACGAGCAGGTCGTTGTTGGCAAGCACCAGCGCCAGATCAAGGAACTGCAGGCCCGCATCGAGGAGCTCGAGGAGGAGGTCGAGGCCGAGCGTCAAGCCCGCGCCAAGGCCGAGAAGCAGCGCGCCGATTTGGCTCGTGAGCTCGAGGAATTGGGTGAGCGTCTGGAAGAGGCTGGCGGTGCCACCTCTGCCCAGATTGAGCTCAACAAGAAGCGTGAGGCTGAGCTGAGCAAGCTGCGTCGCGATCTTGAGGAGGCCAACATCCAGCACGAATCCACCCTGGCTAACCTGCGCAAAAAGCACAACGATGCCGTCGCCGAGATGGCTGAGCAGGTTGATCAGCTCAACAAGCTGAAGGCCAA GGCTGAGCACGATCGTCAGACTTGCCACAACGAGTTGAATCAAACTCGTACCGCCTGCGATCAGTTGGCACGCGATAAG GCCGCCCAGGAGAAGATCgccaagcagctgcagcacacCCTCAACGAGGTCCAATCGAAATTGGATGAGACCAACAGGACTCTGAACGATTTCGATGCCAGCAAGAAGAAGCTGTCCATTGAGAACTCCGACCTGCTCCGCCAATTGGAGGAAGCCGAGTCCCAGGTGTCTCAGCTGTCCAAGATCAAGATCTCCTTGACCACCCAGCTGGAGGATACCAAGCGTCTGGCCGACGAAGAGTCGCGCGAGCGTGCCACCCTTTTGGGCAAGTTCCGCAACTTGGAGCACGACCTCGACAACTTGCGCGAGCAGGTTGAGGAGGAGGCTGAGGGCAAGGCTGATTTGCAGCGTCAACTCAGCAAGGCCAACGCCGAGGCTCAGGTCTGGCGCAGCAAGTACGAATCCGATGGTGTTGCCCGCTCTGAGGAGTTGGAGGAAGCCAAGAGGAAGCTGCAGGCCCGCCTTGCTGAGGCTGAGGAGACCATTGAGTCGCTCAACCAGAAGTGCATTGGCCTGGAGAAGACCAAGCAGCGTCTGTCCACCGAAGTCGAGGACTTGCAGCTGGAGGTCGACCGTGCCAACGCCATTGCCAACGCCGCCGAGAAGAAGCAGAAGGCATTCGACAAGATCATTGGCGAATGGAAGCTCAAGGTCGACGATTTGGCTGCTGAGCTCGATGCCTCCCAGAAGGAGTGCCGCAACTACTCCACCGAGTTGTTCCGTCTTAAGGGCGCCTACGAGGAAGGCCAGGAGCAGCTGGAGGCTGTCCGTCGTGAGAACAAGAACTTGGCTGATGAAGTCAAGGATCTGCTCGACCAGATCGGTGAGGGTGGCCGCAACATCCATGAGATCGAGAAGGCCCGCAAGCGCCTGGAAGCCGAAAAGGACGAGCTCCAGGCTGCTCTTGAGGAAGCTGAGGCTGCTCTTGAACAGGAGGAGAACAAGGTGCTCCGCGCCCAGCTGGAGCTGTCCCAGGTGCGCCAGGAAATCGACCGCCGCATCCAGGAGAAGGAAGAGGAATTCGAGAACACCCGCAAGAACCACCAGCGCGCTCTCGACTCCATGCAAGCCTCCCTTGAGGCTGAGGCCAAGGGTAAGGCTGAGGCCCTCCGCATGAAGAAGAAGTTGGAAGCCGACATCAACGAATTGGAGATTGCTCTGGATCATGCCAACAAG GCTAACGCCGAGGCCCAGAAGAACATCAAGCGCTACCAACAGCAGCTCAAGGACATCCAGACCGCCCTTGAGGAAGAACAGAGAGCCCGTGACGATGCCCGTGAACAGCTGGGTATCTCTGAGCGTCGTGCCAACGCTCTGCAGAACGAACTCGAGGAGTCCCGCACTCTGCTGGAGCAGGCCGACCGCGGCCGTCGCCAGGCCGAGCAGGAACTGGCCGATGCCCACGAACAGTTGAACGAAGTTTCCGCCCAGAACGCTTCCATCTCCGCTGCCAAGAGGAAGTTGGAGTCTGAGCTCCAGACTCTGCACTCTGACCTGGATGAGCTCCTCAACGAAGCCAAGAACTCCGAGGAGAAGGCCAAGAAGGCTATGGTTGATGCCGCCCGCCTGGCTGATGAGCTCCGCGCTGAGCAGGATCATGCCCAGACCCAGGAGAAATTGAGGAAGGCCCTTGAGCAGCAGATCAAGGAACTGCAGGTCCGTCTGGATGAGGCTGAGGCCAACGCTCTTAAGGGTGGCAAGAAGGCTATCCAGAAGTTGGAGCAGCGCGTCCGCGAGCTCGAGAACGAGCTGGATGGTGAGCAGAGGAGACACGCCGATGCCCAGAAGAACTTGCGCAAGTCCGAGCGTCGCATCAAGGAGTTGAGCTTCCAGTCTGAGGAGGACCGCAAGAACCACGAGCGCATGCAGGATCTGGTTGACAAGCTGCAACAGAAGATCAAGACATACAAGAGGCAGATTGAGGAGGCTGAGGAAATCGCTGCCCTCAACTTGGCCAAATTCCGCAAGGCCCAGCAGGAGCTCGAGGAAGCTGAGGAGCGTGCCGATCTGGCTGAACAGGCCATTAGCAAATTCCGCGCCAAGGGACGTGCCGGTTCTGTCGGTCGTGGTGCCAGCCCAGCG CCCCGTGCGACATCCGTTAGGCCACAATTCGACGGATTGGCTTTCCCACCAAGATTCGACCTTGCTCCTGAAAACGAATTCTAA